A portion of the Luxibacter massiliensis genome contains these proteins:
- a CDS encoding HPr family phosphocarrier protein encodes MSQLMITFSNPEEVLDFVNRVAKYPFDMDMKRGRFVVDAKSILGIMNLGFNHPIELKIYEEDCEDLKKEISKYRAA; translated from the coding sequence ATGAGTCAGTTAATGATTACATTCAGCAATCCTGAAGAAGTTCTTGATTTTGTAAACAGAGTAGCAAAATATCCCTTTGATATGGATATGAAGAGAGGCAGGTTTGTAGTAGATGCAAAATCTATTTTAGGCATAATGAATCTGGGATTTAACCATCCAATCGAGTTAAAAATCTACGAAGAAGATTGCGAGGATCTCAAAAAAGAGATCTCCAAATATAGGGCGGCATAG
- a CDS encoding MATE family efflux transporter yields MQKAKMEGKSAYLFDNKALRALIIPLLIEQLLAVMVGMADSIMIASVGEAAVSGVSLVDNIMVLFINVFAALATGGAVVAGQYLGQKNDDFACKAANQIVWFITIVAVGIMALIYIGKWFILHVVFGAIEADVMAHANTYLIIVTASIPFMALYNAGAAIFRAMGNSKISMQVSIIMNMINIGGNALLIYGLHWGTEGVAIPTLLSRIIAAVLITALLSNQKWKLHIAKSIHYRPDWRMIRRILAIGVPNGLENSMFQLGKILVLSLVSTFGTYAIAANAVSNAVALFQILPGMALNLAITSVIAQCVGAGDYEQVHYYTKKLIGVAYALIWFTNAVIFLLLPIILRVYNLSDLTAETTRQILYFHSISCMLVWPLSFSVPSTLRAAGDAQVTMVISIASMWIFRIIFSYILGRYMGMGVFGVWVAMVIDWCFRAVCMMTRYHRGKWKLKKTI; encoded by the coding sequence ATGCAAAAAGCGAAAATGGAGGGAAAAAGTGCTTATTTATTTGATAATAAGGCATTAAGAGCTTTGATTATACCGCTGCTCATTGAACAGCTGCTTGCGGTAATGGTAGGTATGGCAGATTCCATTATGATAGCCAGTGTGGGGGAAGCAGCCGTATCCGGCGTTTCATTGGTAGACAACATTATGGTATTATTCATTAACGTTTTTGCGGCCCTGGCTACTGGAGGGGCAGTCGTTGCGGGGCAGTACCTGGGGCAGAAGAATGATGATTTTGCCTGTAAGGCGGCCAATCAGATTGTGTGGTTTATCACGATAGTAGCCGTGGGGATTATGGCCTTAATCTATATAGGGAAATGGTTCATTTTACATGTGGTCTTTGGAGCCATAGAGGCAGATGTCATGGCCCATGCAAATACATATCTGATAATTGTTACTGCTTCTATCCCTTTTATGGCCTTATATAATGCGGGGGCGGCAATATTCCGTGCTATGGGGAATTCTAAGATTTCTATGCAGGTGTCCATTATTATGAATATGATTAATATAGGCGGGAATGCATTGCTTATATACGGTTTACATTGGGGGACTGAAGGTGTGGCGATCCCAACTCTTTTATCAAGGATTATAGCCGCAGTCTTGATTACAGCTCTGCTCAGCAATCAAAAGTGGAAGCTGCATATAGCTAAAAGTATTCATTATCGTCCGGATTGGCGCATGATCCGCAGGATACTAGCTATAGGGGTGCCGAATGGACTAGAGAACAGCATGTTTCAATTGGGGAAAATATTAGTACTTAGCCTTGTATCAACATTTGGTACCTATGCGATTGCGGCTAATGCTGTAAGTAATGCAGTTGCCCTGTTCCAAATACTTCCCGGGATGGCTTTGAATCTGGCTATCACGTCTGTTATTGCACAATGCGTGGGGGCAGGAGATTATGAGCAGGTTCATTACTATACAAAGAAGCTGATAGGAGTTGCATACGCACTGATTTGGTTTACAAATGCAGTGATATTTTTACTTCTTCCGATTATTTTAAGGGTTTACAATCTGTCAGATCTGACAGCAGAGACGACCAGGCAAATCCTATATTTCCATAGCATAAGCTGTATGCTTGTGTGGCCATTGTCATTCTCCGTGCCATCTACTCTGCGCGCCGCAGGGGATGCCCAGGTTACTATGGTTATCTCCATAGCATCAATGTGGATATTCCGAATCATATTCAGTTATATTCTAGGACGGTATATGGGTATGGGAGTGTTCGGAGTATGGGTGGCTATGGTAATAGATTGGTGTTTCCGGGCAGTTTGTATGATGACGCGGTACCATAGAGGAAAGTGGAAATTGAAAAAAACGATTTAA
- the guaA gene encoding glutamine-hydrolyzing GMP synthase, producing MRNELVIVLDFGGQYNQLVARRVRECNVYCEIYSYNMDIEKIKELNPKGIILTGGPNSCYETDSPTYSRELFELGIPVLGLCYGAQLMMHVLGGKVERAKVREYGKTEVSISKADSEIFTGVNTPTVCWMSHFDYISQVAPGFEVTAFTADCPVAAAENKDNSLYAVQFHPEVLHTVEGTKMINNFVKDICGCAGDWKMDAFVEETIQSIRKKVGKGKVLCALSGGVDSSVAAVLLSKAVGAQLTCVFVDHGLLRKNEGDEVEAVFGSDGLYDLNFIRVNAQDRFYQKLAGIAEPEEKRKIIGEEFIRVFEEEARKIGTVDFLVQGTIYPDVVESGLGGESAVIKSHHNVGGLPDYVDFKEIIEPLRDLFKDEVRKAGLELGIPEKLVFRQPFPGPGLGIRIIGEVTEEKVRIVQDADAIYREEMDAAGMGKSIGQYFAALTNMRSVGVMGDERTYDYAVALRAVSTVDFMTAESAEVPWEVLHRVTSRIVNEVNHVNRVMYDLTGKPPGTIEFE from the coding sequence TTGAGAAATGAATTAGTGATTGTCCTGGATTTTGGAGGGCAGTATAATCAGTTAGTTGCCAGGCGTGTGAGAGAGTGTAATGTATATTGTGAAATCTATTCATATAATATGGATATTGAGAAAATTAAGGAGTTAAACCCCAAGGGTATTATTTTGACGGGAGGGCCTAATAGTTGTTATGAGACGGACTCACCAACATATTCCCGTGAGTTGTTTGAGCTGGGAATCCCGGTTCTTGGATTGTGCTATGGTGCACAGCTTATGATGCATGTGCTGGGAGGTAAAGTGGAGCGGGCAAAGGTTCGGGAATATGGAAAAACCGAAGTGTCTATTAGTAAAGCGGATTCAGAAATTTTCACAGGTGTAAATACTCCTACAGTTTGCTGGATGAGCCATTTTGATTATATTTCGCAGGTTGCCCCTGGGTTTGAGGTTACGGCTTTTACTGCTGATTGCCCTGTGGCTGCGGCTGAGAATAAAGACAACAGCCTATATGCTGTACAGTTCCATCCTGAAGTGCTCCACACAGTGGAAGGAACGAAAATGATTAATAATTTCGTGAAAGATATATGTGGCTGTGCGGGAGACTGGAAGATGGATGCATTTGTTGAGGAAACGATACAGAGCATTCGAAAAAAAGTGGGGAAAGGGAAGGTTCTTTGTGCACTCTCCGGTGGGGTGGACTCATCAGTGGCAGCAGTGCTGTTGTCAAAGGCAGTAGGGGCACAGCTTACTTGTGTATTTGTTGATCATGGATTGCTGAGAAAAAATGAAGGCGATGAGGTGGAAGCAGTATTTGGGTCAGATGGATTGTACGATTTAAATTTTATCCGGGTCAATGCGCAGGATAGATTTTATCAGAAGTTAGCGGGTATAGCAGAACCCGAAGAAAAGCGCAAAATCATTGGTGAGGAGTTTATCAGGGTATTTGAAGAAGAGGCACGGAAAATAGGGACCGTTGATTTTCTGGTACAGGGAACTATATATCCGGATGTAGTGGAGAGCGGCCTGGGAGGAGAATCAGCAGTGATTAAATCTCATCATAATGTGGGTGGTTTACCGGATTATGTTGACTTTAAAGAAATAATTGAACCTTTGAGGGATTTATTTAAGGATGAAGTGCGTAAAGCAGGACTTGAGCTTGGTATACCAGAAAAACTTGTATTTAGACAGCCATTTCCAGGGCCGGGATTGGGAATCAGAATCATAGGCGAGGTGACGGAAGAAAAGGTCAGGATTGTACAAGATGCCGATGCCATATACCGGGAGGAAATGGATGCAGCAGGAATGGGCAAAAGTATCGGACAGTATTTTGCAGCTTTGACCAATATGCGGTCTGTAGGGGTCATGGGAGATGAGAGGACATATGACTATGCAGTGGCTTTAAGAGCTGTGAGCACGGTTGATTTTATGACTGCTGAATCAGCGGAAGTGCCCTGGGAAGTGTTGCATAGAGTCACAAGCAGGATCGTGAATGAAGTAAACCATGTGAATAGGGTCATGTACGATTTGACTGGGAAGCCGCCTGGGACGATTGAATTCGAATAG
- a CDS encoding MerR family transcriptional regulator, translated as MKSISQVAKLTGISIRTLQYYDEIGLLKPSKLTTAGYRMYDDDALQILQQILFFKELGFLLKEIKQILEDPDFDRIAAFKKQKELFLLKRDRLDGLIQLLERLEIGEHCMSFREFDLSDYINALEDFKSNQTDAVIQHWGSIENFDLLIQKIKDDEGHVAKLAIQQFGSIEKYTKEMKHNLEHFSEIMEDWYSQIPEEMLKKDKFLKLASHKGEDVASEPVQNIVEEIISGTQTTSSKLLVGSVENYCRMMIDTYSNDYLSKVFDTKHGAGSSEYIVKAFRYYSENNCTENN; from the coding sequence ATGAAAAGTATAAGTCAGGTTGCCAAGCTGACTGGTATCAGCATACGGACGCTTCAATACTATGATGAAATCGGGCTGCTGAAACCAAGCAAGCTTACCACAGCAGGATATCGGATGTACGATGATGACGCATTACAGATCTTGCAGCAGATCTTATTTTTTAAGGAACTAGGATTTCTGCTAAAAGAAATAAAACAAATTTTGGAGGACCCAGATTTCGACAGAATCGCCGCTTTCAAAAAGCAAAAAGAACTGTTCCTACTGAAACGCGATCGCCTTGACGGACTTATACAGCTTCTCGAACGCTTAGAGATAGGAGAACACTGTATGAGCTTTAGAGAATTTGATCTGTCGGATTATATCAATGCTTTGGAAGATTTTAAATCCAATCAGACAGATGCTGTCATCCAGCACTGGGGAAGTATTGAAAATTTTGATCTGTTAATTCAGAAAATCAAAGATGATGAAGGCCATGTGGCCAAACTCGCCATCCAGCAGTTTGGCAGTATTGAAAAATACACCAAAGAGATGAAACACAATCTGGAACATTTTTCTGAAATTATGGAAGACTGGTATTCACAGATACCAGAAGAGATGCTGAAAAAAGATAAGTTTCTTAAGCTGGCTTCCCATAAAGGGGAAGATGTTGCTTCAGAACCGGTTCAAAATATTGTAGAGGAAATCATATCCGGCACACAGACTACCTCCTCTAAACTTCTGGTTGGCAGTGTGGAAAATTACTGCCGAATGATGATTGACACCTATTCTAATGATTATCTAAGCAAAGTATTTGACACAAAACATGGCGCAGGAAGCAGCGAATATATTGTGAAAGCCTTTCGCTATTATTCTGAGAATAACTGCACAGAAAACAATTAG
- a CDS encoding nucleoside phosphorylase, with protein sequence MNTIFQQTNILEPALFSPSDTTKKIDDFPEICVSTFSENIIQKFSSLDSTEKIAELYTANGVIPVYKIHYKDTDIAFYLSRVGAPACVVGFEEIVAMGAKKFVLFGSCGVLDDDNVKSKLIIPISAIRDEGTSYHYIVPSPEIEADPHSVKILERVLSNCGYPYIKGKTWTSDAIYRETLPLIQERKQEDCIAVEMECASMLAVAKYRHVPFIQFLYGADNLSSDIWDIRDLASYGLSNAEKYMVLAFECGLAL encoded by the coding sequence TTGAATACTATATTTCAACAAACAAATATTTTAGAACCTGCTTTATTCAGTCCCTCTGATACAACGAAAAAAATTGATGATTTCCCAGAGATATGTGTTTCTACGTTTTCTGAGAATATTATTCAAAAATTCTCTTCACTGGACAGTACCGAAAAGATTGCAGAACTCTATACTGCAAATGGTGTCATACCGGTTTACAAAATCCATTATAAAGATACAGACATTGCTTTCTATCTATCCAGAGTAGGAGCACCTGCCTGTGTTGTTGGATTTGAAGAAATTGTTGCTATGGGTGCTAAGAAGTTTGTTTTATTCGGCTCATGCGGAGTATTGGACGATGACAACGTAAAAAGCAAACTTATTATTCCCATTTCTGCCATCCGGGATGAGGGCACAAGCTATCATTATATAGTGCCCTCGCCGGAGATTGAGGCAGATCCACATTCTGTCAAGATACTGGAAAGAGTTTTATCAAATTGCGGTTATCCTTATATAAAAGGAAAAACCTGGACTTCAGACGCAATTTACAGAGAAACTCTTCCACTTATACAGGAACGTAAACAAGAGGACTGTATTGCCGTAGAAATGGAATGTGCTTCGATGCTGGCCGTTGCAAAATACCGCCATGTACCTTTTATCCAATTTTTGTACGGTGCAGATAATCTCAGCTCTGATATATGGGATATAAGAGATTTAGCTTCGTATGGACTTTCCAATGCTGAAAAGTACATGGTACTCGCTTTTGAATGTGGTCTTGCATTATGA
- a CDS encoding helix-turn-helix domain-containing protein — translation MTVGEKMKAFRNIREISQNMLGEPAGIDGTTIRKYDLGSRNPKPDQLLKFQMLQA, via the coding sequence ATGACAGTAGGAGAAAAGATGAAAGCATTCCGAAATATACGGGAAATTTCACAAAATATGTTAGGAGAACCGGCTGGCATAGACGGAACCACAATCCGCAAATATGATCTAGGCAGCCGTAATCCCAAACCCGATCAGCTTTTAAAATTTCAAATGCTTCAGGCATAA
- a CDS encoding Eco57I restriction-modification methylase domain-containing protein, protein MEYLTIQEFTDKWNISKRRIQVLCRAGRINGAKMIGNMWVIPENATRPSDARTKSPTVKNMDTKDSEVRRALKKLLKSLYRIAENLTDVEADKKLYVLVSIAVGLCGYYIGEDSLSENIKKKISSDLTGQEESFANEDILREIFAFISRYEEDRELDNLLSWAYQYSNKIVKGNVYSQTQFFTEKYMIDYLVGNISEIQYADKIVDPCTGGGNFLVECYEALCGECGIEKAESNVIVNADKLYGYDIDCNITRVALVNVRLRALAILSRNFDRVSFGIWENIKPHIYKSASKDEICGSLAVNDKGVVDIITGVKTTILKALGGADIILTNPPFATIKGMKQEQKDFLKENYPDANCDMCVSYFDAIYKMLKEDGFCGIVSQNAWMHLKTFREIRTRITNQYKIISIVNLGSGAFLDLSGEKSNVALMILNKSVDKNNKIRVADLGNLSLTEKRKVLFKNEKFIEILQQNIDGINGYDFSENGTLKNISESELTYKNIGVPMQGTSTGNAKELVGYFWEHFGDDAWVSVSNGGGYCRWQGLNDSVVKWGIDGEYIKAQKDSALRNVKYFPETQMVFSDTGTAGLNVRVLLDNQIFIASGPGIRITDGNEYAHLALLNSRLAAYCVRMMSPKLTIAAGYIGQIPITKNIGSSVVLEKNARLCIELKQKLLSTRPNNFEYNPEFLDQIPSELDMAAWGMLNEDLTNELLKLQIESKIDSYIFEEYGFSDADQEQVEKAVGKCAYCITGVESVDLIKLDKYMEKLLDASCCLKRTRVSGNSLGCDGIIEYLSKDLRVNPEVIVKKIQENPYAMKMVLGKYKKMILHDVVLDCLGYNTHSGVSVECCVLNDVLVSLKNKFKDEIDYRAWVESDFNRVHSEIFKGTPYLLYENGVICKYDRRIASQDCKIRK, encoded by the coding sequence ATGGAATATTTAACTATTCAGGAATTTACAGATAAATGGAATATAAGTAAAAGGCGGATTCAAGTATTATGTAGAGCGGGTCGAATAAATGGGGCAAAGATGATAGGCAACATGTGGGTTATCCCTGAGAATGCAACCAGACCATCTGACGCAAGGACAAAAAGCCCTACAGTAAAAAATATGGATACGAAAGATTCTGAAGTTAGAAGAGCATTAAAAAAATTATTAAAGTCGCTATATAGGATTGCAGAAAATTTAACGGATGTAGAAGCTGATAAAAAGCTTTATGTGTTGGTTTCAATTGCAGTAGGGCTTTGTGGCTATTATATTGGGGAGGATTCTCTGAGTGAAAATATTAAAAAGAAAATTAGCTCAGATCTTACGGGACAGGAAGAGTCATTCGCTAATGAGGATATTTTGAGAGAAATTTTCGCATTTATAAGTCGATATGAGGAAGATAGGGAATTAGATAATTTATTATCGTGGGCTTACCAATACTCTAACAAAATAGTAAAGGGCAATGTATATAGCCAGACACAGTTTTTTACGGAAAAGTATATGATTGACTATCTTGTAGGTAACATTTCGGAGATACAGTATGCTGATAAGATAGTTGATCCATGTACTGGCGGAGGGAATTTTCTTGTTGAATGTTATGAGGCCTTGTGTGGAGAATGTGGAATAGAGAAGGCAGAGTCTAATGTTATTGTAAATGCTGATAAATTATACGGATATGATATTGACTGCAATATAACAAGAGTTGCACTTGTAAATGTCAGATTGAGAGCATTAGCAATTCTAAGTCGCAATTTTGATCGTGTTTCATTTGGGATTTGGGAGAATATAAAGCCACATATCTATAAGTCTGCATCTAAGGACGAGATTTGTGGTTCTTTAGCAGTAAATGATAAGGGCGTGGTAGATATTATTACAGGTGTAAAGACTACAATATTAAAAGCCTTGGGCGGGGCAGATATCATTCTAACAAATCCTCCATTCGCAACAATAAAAGGGATGAAACAAGAGCAGAAGGATTTTTTGAAAGAAAATTATCCCGATGCTAACTGTGATATGTGTGTTTCATATTTCGATGCGATTTATAAAATGTTAAAAGAGGATGGATTCTGCGGGATTGTGTCTCAAAATGCTTGGATGCATTTGAAAACGTTTAGAGAAATCAGAACAAGGATTACAAATCAATACAAAATTATAAGCATTGTGAATCTTGGCTCTGGAGCTTTTCTTGATCTTAGTGGAGAAAAGTCGAATGTTGCATTGATGATATTAAATAAAAGTGTAGACAAGAACAATAAGATTCGAGTGGCTGATTTAGGTAATTTATCACTAACTGAAAAAAGAAAGGTACTGTTTAAGAATGAAAAGTTCATAGAAATTTTACAGCAGAATATTGACGGAATAAATGGATATGATTTTTCAGAAAATGGGACATTAAAGAACATAAGTGAATCAGAGTTAACATATAAGAATATTGGAGTTCCGATGCAAGGCACATCTACTGGAAATGCTAAAGAATTAGTGGGATATTTTTGGGAACATTTTGGTGATGATGCTTGGGTTAGTGTTAGTAATGGAGGTGGTTACTGCAGGTGGCAGGGGTTAAATGATAGTGTAGTGAAGTGGGGAATAGATGGAGAATATATTAAAGCGCAGAAGGACTCAGCTCTAAGAAATGTCAAATATTTTCCAGAAACTCAGATGGTTTTCAGTGATACTGGAACAGCAGGACTTAATGTGAGGGTTTTGCTTGACAATCAGATATTCATTGCGTCAGGACCTGGAATAAGGATAACAGACGGAAATGAGTATGCACATCTTGCTTTGTTAAATTCAAGACTTGCGGCTTACTGTGTTAGGATGATGTCGCCTAAACTTACAATAGCAGCAGGATATATTGGTCAGATACCTATAACAAAAAATATTGGATCCTCAGTGGTATTAGAGAAAAATGCAAGGCTTTGCATAGAATTAAAGCAAAAACTATTATCAACCAGACCGAATAACTTTGAATACAATCCGGAATTTCTTGATCAAATTCCGAGTGAATTAGACATGGCAGCCTGGGGAATGCTCAATGAAGATTTGACCAATGAATTACTTAAACTTCAAATAGAAAGTAAAATTGATAGCTATATTTTTGAGGAGTATGGGTTCTCGGATGCTGATCAAGAACAGGTAGAAAAGGCAGTTGGCAAATGTGCTTATTGCATAACTGGAGTTGAGTCAGTAGATTTAATAAAGCTTGATAAGTACATGGAAAAATTGTTGGATGCGTCGTGCTGTTTGAAAAGGACAAGGGTGTCTGGCAACAGTTTGGGTTGTGATGGGATTATTGAATATTTATCGAAGGATTTGAGAGTTAATCCTGAAGTTATCGTAAAGAAAATTCAAGAAAATCCCTATGCAATGAAAATGGTACTTGGTAAATATAAAAAAATGATTCTCCATGATGTTGTACTAGACTGTTTGGGTTATAACACACATAGTGGTGTATCTGTTGAGTGCTGTGTGTTGAACGATGTGTTAGTATCTCTGAAGAACAAATTCAAGGACGAAATTGACTATAGAGCATGGGTAGAAAGTGATTTTAATCGGGTTCATTCAGAGATATTTAAGGGCACGCCATATTTATTATATGAAAATGGAGTGATTTGTAAGTATGATAGAAGAATTGCGAGTCAAGATTGCAAAATACGTAAATAA